One window from the genome of Sphingomonas crocodyli encodes:
- a CDS encoding TetR/AcrR family transcriptional regulator: MRDAEGTRSRILAAACMQFGARGFANTGVRDIAAEASVNPALVLRYYGSKEGLFRAALDHSIFMDPVFALEPGTMGQRIVEIFLAANEMPSPLSMMILSAGDPTAHAISVRALDEKVIRPLADYLDGPDAEARAACLNLLWSGFLTAWKLLPIAPLSDDRLPMIAGWLADATQAIVDGKFGPKGSPSAP; encoded by the coding sequence GTGCGCGATGCGGAAGGCACAAGGTCGCGGATTTTGGCGGCTGCCTGCATGCAGTTCGGCGCGCGCGGCTTCGCCAATACGGGCGTGCGCGACATCGCGGCCGAAGCGAGCGTGAACCCCGCGCTGGTGCTGCGCTATTATGGATCGAAGGAGGGGCTGTTCCGCGCGGCGCTCGACCATTCGATCTTCATGGACCCGGTCTTCGCGCTGGAGCCGGGGACGATGGGGCAACGGATCGTCGAGATCTTCCTGGCGGCGAACGAGATGCCGAGTCCCTTGTCGATGATGATCCTGTCGGCGGGCGATCCGACCGCGCACGCCATTTCGGTCCGCGCGCTCGACGAGAAGGTGATCCGCCCGCTGGCCGATTATCTGGACGGTCCCGATGCCGAGGCGCGCGCGGCGTGCCTGAACCTGCTGTGGAGCGGATTCCTGACCGCGTGGAAGCTGCTTCCGATCGCGCCATTGTCCGACGATCGGCTGCCGATGATCGCTGGCTGGCTTGCGGACGCAACGCAGGCGATCGTCGACGGAAAGTTCGGGCCTAAAGGATCGCCATCAGCACCGTGA